One stretch of Manis pentadactyla isolate mManPen7 chromosome 10, mManPen7.hap1, whole genome shotgun sequence DNA includes these proteins:
- the PAGR1 gene encoding PAXIP1-associated glutamate-rich protein 1, producing the protein MTLVRGLGDTAATTVAPLSEEGQVTSGLQALAVVDTGSPSASAHNAEEEGGGGRKEAEPEESGVEEVQAEVPRAEGEEQAKGESEDWCVLCSDEEMELPEDGQPWMPPPSEIQRLYELLAAHGTLELQAEILPRRPPTPDAQSEEERSDEEPEAKEEEEEKQHMPTEFDFDDEPLTPKDSLIDRRRTPGSSARSQKREARLDKVLSDMKRHKKLEEQILRTGRDLFSLDSEDPSPSSPPLRSSGSTLFPRQRKY; encoded by the exons ATGACCCTTGTCCGCGGTCTTGGAGACACTGCGGCCACCACAGTGGCGCCTCTGTCTGAAGAGGGGCAAGTGACCTCTGGCCTCCAAGCTCTAGCTGTGGTGGATACCGGAAGCCCTTCTGCTTCGGCCCATAATGCCgaggaagaagggggaggagGCCGGAAAGAGGCTGAGCCTGAGGAGTCTGGGGTCGAGGAGGTGCAGGCAGAAGTCCCCAGAGCTGAGGGGGAAGAGCAAGCCAAGGGAGAATCCGAGGACTGGTGTGTGCTCTGCAGCGATGAGGAGATGGAGCTGCCCGAGGATGGGCAGCCCTGGATGCCACCCCCCTCCGAAATCCAGAGGCTGTATGAACTGTTGGCTGCCCACGGTACCCTGGAGCTTCAGGCTGAGATCCTGCCCCGCCGACCACCCACGCCTGATGCGCAGAGCGAAGAGGAGAGATCCGATGAGGAGCCAGAGgccaaagaggaggaagaggaaaa ACAGCACATGCCCACAGAATTTGACTTTGACGATGAGCCATTGACACCAAAGGACTCTCTGATTGACCGGAGACGCACCCCAG GAAGCTCAGCCAGGAGCCAGAAACGGGAAGCCCGCCTAGACAAGGTCCTCTCAGACATGAAGCGACACAAGAAGCTGGAGGAGCAGATCCTTCGCACTGGCAGGGACCTCTTCAGCCTGGACTCAGAGGACCCCAGCCCCAGCAGCCCCCCACTCCGGTCCTCAGGGAGTACTCTCTTCCCCCGGCAGCGGAAATACTGA